The Sulfitobacter sp. SK011 genome has a window encoding:
- the topA gene encoding type I DNA topoisomerase produces the protein MPVVVVESPAKAKTINKYLGDNFTVLASYGHVRDLPPKDGSVDTENEFDMKWEIASDSKKHVKAIADALANDNELILATDPDREGEAISWHLQEALTKRKSIKKDTPVSRVVFNQITKKAVTDAMANPRQVDMPLVEAYLARRALDYLVGFNLSPVLWRKLPGAKSAGRVQSVTLRIIVEREMEIEAFRNREYWSVKALMATPRGQEFEARLVTLAGKKLDRFDLGNATQAEMAVQAITSRALTVTSVEAKPASRNPSAPFMTSTLQQEASRKFGMGARQTMSTAQRLYEAGHITYMRTDGIDMAPEAVTMARDAIKDRYGVEYVPDAPRIYKNKAKNAQEAHECVRPTDMTKDAPSLKLESDQAKLYDLIWKRTLACQMESARLERTTVEIGSKDEQVGLRATGQVVLFDGFLRVYEEGRDDVVVDDDDKRLPQITQGDAMDKRSVTPEQHFTQPPPRYTEATLVKRMEELGIGRPSTYASIVTTIQDREYVRKDGNRLIPEDKGRLVTAFLENYFRKYVGYDFTADLEDQLDKVSAADADYKDVLKRFWRDFSAAIAETADLRITEVLEKINEVLEPHLFPPLDDGGDPRLCPNCEAGRLSMRTARSGGAFIGCSNYPECRYTRPFGPPDPEAEASAIPPDGKLLGKDGGDEIRVFKGRFGPYVQRGAVTEENKKPQRQSVPKDWPAEELELERALMLLSLPREIGPHPEDGIMVWSNIGRYGPYLKHAESTSERGGTNANLESLDEVFTVGMNRAVQLLAEKVASRGGRGKAAKPIREMGEHPDLGGAVNIMEGKYGPYVKWEKVNATIPKEVEPADLTMERAVELIEEKLAKSPAKRKAAPKKKAAPKKKPAAKKKPAAKKKPAAKKKPAAKKVAAEKE, from the coding sequence ATGCCAGTCGTTGTTGTCGAATCCCCTGCCAAGGCCAAAACGATCAACAAGTATCTGGGCGATAATTTCACCGTTCTGGCATCTTATGGCCACGTGCGCGACCTGCCTCCCAAGGATGGATCGGTCGACACCGAAAACGAATTCGACATGAAATGGGAAATCGCCAGCGACAGCAAGAAACATGTCAAAGCGATTGCTGACGCCCTGGCAAACGACAACGAACTGATCCTCGCGACCGACCCCGACCGTGAGGGCGAGGCGATCAGCTGGCATTTGCAAGAAGCATTGACCAAGCGCAAATCAATCAAGAAAGACACGCCCGTCAGTCGCGTGGTGTTCAACCAGATCACCAAGAAAGCAGTGACAGATGCGATGGCAAATCCACGTCAGGTGGATATGCCTTTGGTTGAAGCCTATCTGGCCCGCCGTGCGTTGGACTATCTGGTAGGCTTTAATCTGTCCCCGGTTTTGTGGCGCAAACTGCCCGGGGCGAAATCAGCAGGCCGGGTGCAATCGGTCACGCTGCGCATCATCGTAGAGCGCGAGATGGAAATCGAAGCGTTCCGCAACCGAGAGTATTGGAGCGTCAAAGCTCTGATGGCGACCCCCCGTGGGCAAGAATTTGAAGCCCGACTGGTAACGTTGGCAGGTAAGAAGCTGGACCGCTTTGATCTGGGCAACGCCACGCAGGCTGAAATGGCCGTGCAAGCGATCACCAGCCGCGCCCTAACCGTGACAAGCGTCGAGGCAAAGCCGGCCAGCCGCAATCCATCCGCCCCCTTCATGACCTCGACCCTGCAACAAGAGGCCAGCCGCAAGTTTGGCATGGGCGCGCGGCAAACCATGAGCACAGCCCAGCGGCTGTATGAGGCCGGCCACATTACCTATATGCGGACAGATGGTATCGACATGGCCCCAGAGGCCGTGACCATGGCGCGCGATGCGATCAAAGACCGCTATGGCGTAGAATATGTGCCCGATGCGCCGCGCATCTATAAGAACAAAGCCAAGAATGCCCAAGAGGCCCACGAATGTGTGCGCCCCACCGACATGACCAAAGACGCCCCCAGCCTGAAGTTGGAGAGCGATCAGGCCAAGCTTTATGATCTGATCTGGAAACGCACGCTGGCCTGCCAGATGGAAAGCGCACGTTTGGAGCGCACAACCGTCGAGATTGGCAGCAAAGACGAACAGGTCGGTCTGCGCGCCACAGGTCAGGTGGTGCTGTTCGATGGTTTTCTGCGCGTTTATGAAGAAGGCCGCGATGATGTGGTTGTCGATGACGATGACAAACGCCTGCCACAGATCACCCAAGGCGACGCGATGGACAAAAGGTCGGTCACGCCAGAGCAGCATTTCACCCAGCCGCCGCCCCGGTACACAGAGGCGACATTGGTCAAGCGCATGGAAGAGTTGGGCATTGGCCGCCCCTCGACCTACGCCAGCATTGTCACGACAATCCAGGACCGCGAATATGTGCGCAAAGATGGCAACCGCCTGATCCCTGAGGACAAGGGCCGGTTGGTGACGGCGTTTCTTGAGAATTATTTCCGCAAATATGTGGGGTATGACTTTACCGCCGATCTTGAGGATCAGCTTGATAAGGTCAGCGCAGCGGATGCAGACTATAAAGATGTGCTCAAACGGTTCTGGCGTGATTTTTCCGCCGCGATTGCCGAAACCGCTGATCTGCGCATCACCGAGGTTCTGGAAAAGATCAACGAGGTTCTGGAACCGCATCTGTTTCCACCGCTTGATGATGGCGGCGACCCGCGGCTGTGCCCAAACTGCGAAGCGGGGCGCTTGTCGATGCGCACCGCCCGCTCCGGTGGCGCGTTCATCGGCTGTTCCAATTACCCTGAGTGCCGCTATACCCGCCCCTTTGGCCCGCCAGACCCAGAAGCCGAAGCATCGGCTATCCCTCCGGACGGCAAGTTGCTGGGCAAGGATGGGGGCGACGAGATCCGTGTGTTCAAGGGACGTTTTGGACCCTACGTGCAGCGTGGCGCTGTTACAGAAGAAAACAAGAAACCCCAGCGACAGTCGGTGCCCAAGGACTGGCCTGCAGAAGAGCTTGAGTTGGAGCGAGCGCTGATGCTGCTGTCGTTGCCCCGCGAAATTGGCCCGCATCCTGAGGACGGGATCATGGTCTGGTCGAACATCGGGCGCTATGGGCCTTATCTGAAACACGCGGAAAGTACATCGGAACGCGGCGGCACCAACGCCAATCTGGAAAGCCTGGATGAGGTCTTTACCGTTGGCATGAACCGCGCTGTCCAATTGCTTGCCGAAAAAGTCGCAAGCCGTGGTGGACGGGGCAAAGCCGCCAAACCGATCCGCGAGATGGGCGAACACCCTGATTTGGGCGGGGCTGTGAATATCATGGAGGGCAAATACGGGCCTTATGTGAAATGGGAAAAGGTCAATGCGACGATCCCCAAAGAGGTTGAGCCTGCTGATTTGACCATGGAACGGGCGGTCGAGTTGATCGAGGAGAAGCTGGCCAAGTCCCCGGCCAAGCGCAAAGCCGCACCAAAAAAGAAAGCTGCGCCTAAAAAGAAACCCGCGGCCAAAAAGAAACCTGCGGCCAAAAAGAAACCTGCCGCCAAAAAGAAACCTGCCGCCAAAAAAGTGGCAGCCGAAAAAGAATGA
- the tldD gene encoding metalloprotease TldD, which translates to MTNTPFKPFEANVDREIALQVLRDAVAGADDGELFLERRRSEALVFDDGHLKTASYDASEGFGLRAVRSEVAGYAHSTDISVSALKRAAETARLAVGAGGGTWSDAPEGTNKRLYTDADPIEGATFPVKIETLREIDAFARGLDKRVIQVSATIAASLQEVEILRPEGTSVRDVRPMTRVNVSVIVEHNGRRESGSAGGGGRVGLDGLLSADDWQAKAREALRIAVVNLDAVPAPAGVMDVVLGPGWPGILLHEAIGHGLEGDFNRKGSSAFAGLMGQQIAAKGVTVLDDGTIPDRRGSITVDDEGTPSAKNVLIEDGVLIGYMQDRQNARLMGVKSTGNGRRQSYAHIPMPRMTNTYMLGGDVAPGDIVADLKDGIYAVGFGGGQVDITNGKFVFSCTEAYRVENGVVGAPVKGATLIGDGATALKQIRAIGNDPALDPGMGNCGKQGQWVPVGVGQPTLMIGGLTVGGAAA; encoded by the coding sequence ATGACCAACACCCCATTCAAGCCGTTTGAGGCCAATGTAGATCGCGAAATCGCACTTCAAGTGCTGCGGGATGCCGTTGCCGGGGCCGATGATGGGGAATTGTTTTTGGAACGCCGCCGGTCCGAGGCATTGGTGTTCGACGATGGTCACCTGAAAACCGCCAGTTATGACGCCTCAGAGGGATTTGGCTTGCGCGCCGTGCGTTCTGAGGTCGCGGGATATGCCCATTCGACCGACATTTCGGTGAGTGCGCTAAAGCGTGCCGCCGAAACCGCCCGTCTGGCAGTGGGTGCCGGCGGCGGCACATGGTCCGATGCGCCCGAGGGGACAAACAAACGTCTTTATACAGACGCCGACCCGATTGAAGGGGCGACGTTCCCGGTCAAAATCGAAACCCTGCGTGAGATTGACGCATTTGCCCGTGGGCTGGACAAACGGGTCATTCAGGTCAGCGCAACCATTGCCGCCAGCCTGCAAGAGGTAGAGATATTGCGCCCCGAAGGCACCTCCGTGCGTGATGTTCGCCCCATGACCCGTGTAAACGTGTCGGTCATCGTTGAACACAACGGCCGCCGCGAAAGCGGGTCTGCAGGTGGTGGCGGGCGCGTGGGTCTTGACGGGCTGCTGAGCGCTGACGATTGGCAGGCCAAGGCCCGTGAAGCGTTAAGAATAGCAGTGGTAAACCTTGATGCCGTGCCTGCCCCTGCAGGCGTAATGGACGTTGTGCTTGGCCCCGGCTGGCCCGGTATCTTGCTGCACGAAGCCATCGGTCACGGGTTGGAAGGCGACTTTAACCGCAAGGGAAGTTCAGCCTTTGCCGGATTGATGGGCCAACAGATCGCCGCAAAAGGCGTGACGGTTCTGGACGATGGCACAATCCCCGACCGGCGCGGTTCGATCACGGTTGATGATGAAGGCACGCCCAGCGCCAAGAATGTATTGATCGAAGACGGTGTGCTCATCGGGTATATGCAGGACCGCCAGAATGCGCGGCTGATGGGGGTCAAATCCACGGGCAATGGGCGACGACAGTCATATGCGCATATCCCCATGCCTCGGATGACGAACACCTATATGCTGGGCGGCGACGTGGCACCGGGCGACATCGTGGCCGATCTTAAGGACGGTATCTATGCCGTGGGGTTTGGCGGCGGCCAGGTGGACATTACCAATGGCAAGTTCGTTTTTTCATGCACCGAAGCGTACCGCGTCGAAAACGGGGTGGTCGGCGCGCCGGTAAAAGGGGCCACGCTGATCGGGGATGGCGCCACGGCGCTGAAACAGATCCGCGCCATTGGGAATGACCCGGCCCTTGATCCGGGCATGGGCAATTGCGGCAAACAAGGTCAATGGGTGCCAGTGGGGGTGGGTCAGCCAACATTGATGATCGGCGGCCTGACGGTGGGTGGTGCAGCGGCTTAA
- the dprA gene encoding DNA-processing protein DprA produces the protein MTDKDLNPSSTHPPIPPTQEDEQFARLRLLRSRRVGISTYKRLLIEHGTAQNALAALPQVARAAGVSEYQICPEGVIWAELKAARAAGAQLVLQGQDPYPSLLNDLADAPPFLWCIGDTSLLARPMISMVGARNASSLGTRMAQALARDLGAAGYVVVSGLARGIDAATHLASMTTGTIAVQAGGVDVMYPAENTELALNIAKSGLRLSEQPMGLQPMARHFPSRNRIISGLSRATIVVEAAAKSGSLITARDALDQGRDVLSVPGHPFDARAAGCNILIRDGATLVRSAADVIEALGPISGQQTTPELPLTPAKPDKPKRSLRETAALHLQILSRLGPSPVAEDQLIRDLQAAPADVAPVLVDLELDGQIARRPGGLLARVV, from the coding sequence ATGACTGACAAGGACCTAAATCCTTCTTCCACTCACCCCCCAATCCCACCCACCCAGGAAGATGAACAGTTTGCGCGTCTCCGTCTGTTGCGCTCGCGCCGGGTTGGCATTTCGACGTATAAACGTCTGCTGATTGAACATGGCACTGCGCAAAACGCGCTGGCCGCGCTGCCTCAGGTGGCGCGCGCCGCGGGTGTATCCGAATATCAGATTTGTCCCGAGGGTGTGATCTGGGCTGAACTTAAGGCCGCCCGCGCTGCCGGTGCGCAATTGGTTTTGCAGGGGCAGGACCCCTACCCATCCCTTTTGAACGATCTTGCAGATGCCCCGCCATTTTTGTGGTGCATCGGCGATACCTCGCTTTTGGCGCGCCCGATGATTTCAATGGTAGGTGCCCGCAATGCTTCATCGTTGGGGACCCGTATGGCACAGGCTTTGGCCCGTGATCTGGGCGCGGCCGGATATGTCGTGGTGTCTGGGTTGGCGCGAGGTATTGATGCGGCCACCCATCTGGCCTCAATGACAACTGGCACCATCGCGGTGCAGGCAGGCGGCGTTGATGTCATGTATCCGGCTGAAAATACAGAACTTGCGCTCAACATCGCCAAATCTGGCCTGCGCCTTTCAGAGCAGCCAATGGGCCTGCAACCCATGGCGCGACATTTTCCCAGCCGCAATCGCATCATCTCAGGCCTCAGCCGTGCGACCATCGTGGTTGAGGCGGCCGCAAAATCCGGCAGCCTGATCACGGCACGTGATGCCTTGGACCAGGGGCGTGATGTGCTTTCTGTGCCGGGGCACCCATTTGATGCGCGCGCAGCAGGGTGCAATATCTTGATCCGTGATGGTGCGACGCTGGTTCGTTCTGCAGCCGATGTGATTGAGGCGTTGGGACCCATATCTGGCCAGCAGACCACGCCAGAACTTCCACTGACCCCTGCCAAGCCGGACAAACCCAAACGCAGCCTGCGTGAAACTGCCGCACTTCATCTGCAAATCCTGTCGCGTCTGGGACCATCGCCAGTCGCAGAGGACCAGTTGATCCGTGATCTGCAAGCCGCACCCGCAGATGTCGCCCCTGTTCTTGTGGATCTGGAGCTTGACGGCCAAATTGCACGCCGTCCCGGTGGTTTGCTGGCGCGGGTGGTGTGA